One genomic window of Bradyrhizobium sp. B124 includes the following:
- a CDS encoding helix-turn-helix domain-containing protein, producing MKLAILALEGCMQSAVAGIADILTLGNHVMQLRGGKARFTWQTLSLDGKAVRAGGGKLLAVDGAVSKRTAFDAIIVPGSLVDHLTAERLQPQYDRAGAWLRQQHASGRLIGAFCSGVLLLANAGLLDGRRATITWWLQSELRRRHPRIDLASDAVLTQADRLVCAAGPMSWVDLLLRLIELVEGSEVAKVCADYAVIDTAQRTQAIFMPLGYMLAQDPLLMKADMLVRRTGKAPITVRSLAQALGLSERTLNRRFRELTHEPPQAFIMRRRVEHARTLLETTAQPIKAIARATGYEDESSFRKAFRKLTLTSPQAYRAQRAMRAA from the coding sequence ATGAAGCTTGCGATCCTCGCGCTGGAAGGCTGCATGCAATCGGCGGTCGCCGGCATCGCCGACATCCTCACGCTCGGCAACCATGTGATGCAGCTGCGCGGCGGCAAGGCGCGCTTCACCTGGCAGACGCTCTCGCTCGACGGCAAGGCGGTGCGCGCCGGCGGCGGCAAGTTGCTCGCCGTCGACGGCGCGGTCAGCAAGCGGACGGCATTTGACGCGATCATCGTGCCGGGCAGCTTGGTCGACCATCTGACCGCCGAGCGCCTGCAACCGCAATATGACCGGGCCGGCGCCTGGCTGCGCCAGCAACATGCCAGCGGCCGCCTGATCGGCGCGTTCTGCAGCGGCGTGCTGCTGCTCGCCAATGCCGGCCTGCTCGACGGCCGCCGCGCCACCATCACCTGGTGGCTGCAGAGCGAGCTCCGCCGCCGCCATCCCAGGATCGATCTCGCGAGCGACGCCGTGCTCACCCAGGCCGACCGCCTGGTCTGCGCCGCCGGCCCGATGTCGTGGGTCGATCTATTGCTGCGGCTGATCGAGCTCGTCGAAGGCTCGGAGGTCGCAAAGGTCTGCGCCGACTATGCGGTGATCGACACCGCGCAACGCACGCAGGCGATCTTCATGCCGCTTGGCTACATGCTCGCCCAGGATCCGCTGCTGATGAAGGCGGACATGCTGGTGCGCCGCACCGGCAAGGCGCCGATCACGGTGCGCAGCCTCGCGCAGGCGCTGGGCCTCAGCGAACGCACGCTGAACCGCCGCTTCCGCGAACTGACCCATGAGCCGCCGCAGGCCTTCATCATGCGCCGCCGGGTCGAGCACGCCCGCACACTGCTGGAGACCACGGCGCAGCCGATCAAGGCGATCGCCCGCGCCACCGGCTATGAGGACGAGAGCAGCTTTCGAAAAGCCTTCCGCAAGCTGACGCTGACATCGCCGCAGGCCTACCGCGCGCAGCGAGCGATGCGAGCTGCGTAG
- the glnA gene encoding type I glutamate--ammonia ligase, translated as MKTAKDVLKSIKDNDVKYVDLRFTDPRGKWQHVTFDVSMIDDDIFAEGTMFDGSSIAGWKAINESDMCLMPDPVTATIDPFFAETTMVITCDVLEPTTGEPYNRDPRGIAKKAEAMVKSMGVGDTVFVGPEAEFFVFDDVRYSADPYNTGFRLDSSELPINSATEYEGGNLGHRIRTKAGYFPVPPQDSVQDMRSEMLGAMAKMGVKVEKHHHEVASAQHELGMKFDTLTLMADHMQIYKYCIHQVAHIYGKTATFMPKPVYGDNGSGMHVHQSIWKDGKPTFAGNKYADLSETCLHYIGGIIKHAKAINAFTNPSTNSYKRLVPGYEAPVLLAYSARNRSASCRIPYTANPKAKRVEVRFPDPMANPYLGFAAMLMAGLDGIKNKIDPGPAMDKDLYDLPKEELKQIPTVCGSLREALECLDKDRAFLKNGSVFDDDFIDAYIELKMTEVARFEMTPHPVEFEMYYSL; from the coding sequence ATGAAGACCGCCAAAGACGTCCTGAAATCGATCAAGGACAACGACGTCAAATACGTCGACCTGCGCTTCACCGATCCGCGCGGCAAGTGGCAGCACGTCACCTTCGACGTCAGCATGATCGACGATGACATCTTCGCCGAGGGAACGATGTTCGACGGATCGTCGATCGCGGGCTGGAAGGCGATCAATGAATCCGACATGTGCCTGATGCCGGACCCGGTCACCGCGACGATCGACCCGTTCTTCGCCGAGACCACCATGGTCATCACCTGCGACGTGCTCGAGCCGACCACCGGCGAGCCCTACAACCGCGACCCCCGCGGCATCGCCAAGAAGGCCGAGGCCATGGTGAAGTCGATGGGCGTGGGCGACACCGTGTTCGTCGGCCCCGAGGCCGAGTTCTTCGTGTTCGACGACGTCCGCTATTCGGCCGACCCCTACAACACCGGCTTCCGCCTCGATTCCTCCGAGCTGCCGATCAACTCGGCGACCGAGTATGAAGGCGGCAACCTCGGCCACCGCATCCGCACCAAGGCCGGCTACTTCCCGGTGCCGCCGCAGGACTCGGTGCAGGACATGCGCTCCGAGATGCTTGGCGCGATGGCCAAGATGGGCGTCAAGGTCGAGAAGCACCACCATGAAGTGGCGTCCGCCCAGCACGAGCTCGGCATGAAGTTCGACACGCTGACCCTGATGGCCGACCATATGCAGATCTACAAGTACTGCATCCACCAGGTCGCACACATCTACGGCAAGACCGCCACCTTCATGCCGAAGCCGGTCTATGGCGACAACGGCTCGGGCATGCACGTGCACCAGTCAATCTGGAAGGACGGCAAGCCGACCTTCGCCGGCAACAAGTATGCCGATTTGTCGGAAACCTGCCTGCACTACATCGGCGGCATCATCAAGCACGCCAAGGCGATCAACGCCTTCACCAACCCGTCGACCAACTCCTACAAGCGTCTGGTCCCGGGCTATGAGGCGCCGGTGCTGCTCGCCTACTCCGCGCGCAACCGTTCGGCGTCCTGCCGCATCCCCTATACGGCGAACCCGAAGGCCAAGCGCGTCGAGGTGCGTTTCCCCGATCCGATGGCCAATCCCTATCTCGGCTTCGCCGCGATGCTGATGGCCGGCCTCGACGGCATCAAGAACAAGATCGATCCGGGTCCGGCGATGGACAAGGACCTGTACGATCTGCCGAAGGAAGAGCTGAAGCAGATCCCGACCGTGTGCGGCTCGCTGCGCGAGGCGCTCGAGTGCCTCGACAAGGATCGTGCATTCCTCAAGAACGGCAGCGTGTTCGACGACGACTTTATCGACGCCTATATCGAGCTGAAGATGACCGAGGTCGCCCGTTTCGAAATGACCCCGCACCCGGTCGAGTTCGAGATGTACTACTCGCTGTAA
- a CDS encoding P-II family nitrogen regulator, with the protein MKKIEAIIKPFKLDEVKEALQEVGLQGITVTEAKGFGRQKGHAELYRGAEYIVDFLPKVKIEIVIGDDLVEKAIDAIRRAAQTGRIGDGKIFVSNIEEAIRIRTGESGLDAI; encoded by the coding sequence GTGAAGAAGATTGAAGCCATCATCAAGCCCTTCAAGCTCGACGAGGTGAAGGAAGCGCTCCAGGAAGTCGGACTGCAAGGTATCACCGTGACCGAGGCCAAGGGATTTGGCCGCCAGAAGGGCCATGCCGAGCTGTATCGCGGTGCGGAATACATCGTCGACTTCCTGCCCAAGGTGAAGATCGAGATCGTGATCGGCGACGACCTGGTCGAGAAGGCGATTGACGCGATCCGCCGCGCGGCCCAGACCGGGCGGATCGGCGACGGCAAGATCTTCGTCTCCAACATCGAGGAAGCCATCCGCATCCGGACCGGCGAATCCGGGCTGGACGCTATTTAA
- a CDS encoding GNAT family N-acetyltransferase, whose product MTSSGLSIRRLQLADMDAAARVHRAAFDEALPWLAGLHTPDEDRWFYRERMFATCTLWGAFDGEAMSAVIAFHDDWIEQLYVLPAAQGRGIGGALLEIAQQGAGQLQLWTFQRNARARRFYEARGFAAVEETDGSRNEEREPDVRYLWARRAGG is encoded by the coding sequence ATGACGAGTTCGGGATTGAGTATTAGGCGGCTCCAGCTTGCCGACATGGACGCCGCCGCACGCGTGCACCGCGCGGCGTTCGACGAAGCGTTGCCGTGGCTCGCGGGCCTGCACACGCCGGATGAAGATCGCTGGTTCTATCGCGAGCGAATGTTTGCGACCTGCACGCTGTGGGGCGCGTTCGACGGCGAGGCGATGAGCGCCGTCATCGCATTCCACGACGACTGGATCGAGCAGCTCTATGTGCTGCCGGCCGCGCAGGGCCGCGGCATCGGCGGCGCGCTGCTCGAGATCGCGCAGCAGGGCGCGGGCCAGTTGCAACTCTGGACCTTCCAGCGCAATGCGCGGGCGCGCCGCTTCTACGAGGCGCGCGGTTTTGCCGCGGTCGAGGAAACCGACGGCAGCCGCAACGAGGAGAGGGAGCCGGACGTGCGCTATCTCTGGGCGCGCAGGGCCGGCGGATGA
- a CDS encoding haloalkane dehalogenase, with protein MAIGALRTADVCFDGLPGYAFAPNYRDDLPGYSGLRMHYLDEGRGNARVALCLHGQPTWSYLYRKMIPGLVASGYRVIAPDMFGFGRSDKPVEESVYTFDFHRESLIALIRALELGRMTLVCQDWGGLLGLTIPMEMANRFEALLVMNTMLATGDRPLTKGFMDWRAWSNAYPDMAVGKLMARACPQLSPAEAAAYDAPFPDASYKSGVRRFPNLVPDQPNAGGAALSRKAREWWRSEYSGKTAMVIGMTDPVLGPAVMAEMRQTVRNCPEPVTLTAAGHFVQEWGEDVLRGALPLLS; from the coding sequence ATGGCGATCGGGGCTTTGCGGACCGCGGATGTATGCTTTGATGGCCTTCCCGGCTATGCGTTCGCGCCCAACTATCGTGACGATCTTCCCGGCTATTCCGGTTTGCGCATGCACTATCTCGACGAGGGAAGGGGCAATGCCCGTGTTGCGCTGTGCCTTCATGGCCAGCCGACCTGGAGCTACCTTTACCGCAAGATGATTCCCGGCCTCGTCGCCTCCGGCTATCGGGTGATCGCGCCTGATATGTTCGGGTTCGGTCGCTCCGACAAGCCTGTCGAGGAGTCCGTCTACACCTTTGACTTCCATCGCGAGAGCCTGATCGCCCTGATCCGTGCGCTAGAGCTCGGTCGCATGACGCTGGTTTGCCAGGACTGGGGCGGGTTGCTCGGTCTGACCATCCCGATGGAGATGGCCAATCGCTTCGAAGCGCTGCTGGTCATGAATACCATGCTCGCGACCGGGGACCGCCCGCTGACGAAGGGCTTCATGGATTGGCGCGCGTGGAGCAACGCATATCCCGACATGGCGGTCGGTAAACTGATGGCGCGGGCCTGCCCGCAGCTCTCACCCGCGGAGGCTGCGGCCTATGACGCACCTTTCCCTGATGCCAGCTACAAGTCCGGTGTGCGCAGATTCCCAAATCTTGTGCCGGACCAGCCCAATGCCGGCGGCGCGGCCCTGTCACGCAAGGCGCGCGAATGGTGGCGAAGCGAATACTCCGGCAAGACCGCGATGGTGATCGGCATGACCGACCCGGTGCTCGGGCCGGCCGTCATGGCGGAGATGCGGCAAACCGTCCGCAATTGCCCCGAGCCGGTCACGCTCACCGCAGCCGGACACTTCGTGCAGGAATGGGGTGAGGATGTCCTGAGGGGCGCGCTGCCGCTCCTGTCCTGA
- a CDS encoding NAD(P)H-hydrate dehydratase, whose translation MDVLTTTEMERADRLTIAAGTPGFALMMSAGQAVAEAAMELVEEGPIVVVAGRGNNGGDGFVAAAELAARGRDVSVILLCERDSLHGDAALAAKGWKYPVLPFNPQALGKPALIIDALFGAGLNRPVKGDPLEMIAAINANGTPVLAVDLPSGINGTSGAVMGAAVQATETVTFFRKKPAHLLLPGRMYCGRVRVADIGIAAQVLDEIKPLTAENLPQVWRWSFPVPRIDGHKYARGHAVVVSGDIASTGAARLAARAALRAGAGLVTLASPRDALAVNAAALTAVMVRAVDNPIQFAELLDDKRLNACVIGPGAGVSARTRDFVHTALSAQRHLVLDADALTSFAGSPDRLFEAIRASDGLGVVLTPHEGEFPRLFSDISNKHPGRSKLERVRAAAERSGAVVLLKGADTVIASPDGRATIAANAPPWLATAGAGDVLAGIIAGFLAQGVAAFEAASIGVWLHGEGASEAGPGLIAEDLTEVLPSVFRRLYDEFGIEY comes from the coding sequence ATGGACGTTCTGACCACCACCGAGATGGAGCGCGCCGACCGGCTGACCATCGCAGCCGGCACGCCGGGCTTCGCGCTGATGATGAGCGCCGGCCAAGCCGTCGCTGAAGCCGCGATGGAGCTGGTCGAGGAAGGGCCGATCGTCGTGGTCGCCGGCCGCGGCAACAATGGAGGCGACGGCTTTGTCGCCGCCGCCGAGCTCGCCGCGCGCGGCCGCGACGTGTCGGTGATCCTGCTCTGCGAGCGCGACAGCCTGCACGGCGACGCGGCGCTGGCGGCGAAGGGCTGGAAGTATCCGGTGCTGCCGTTCAACCCGCAGGCGCTCGGCAAGCCGGCGCTGATCATCGACGCGCTGTTCGGCGCCGGGCTCAATCGCCCGGTCAAGGGCGACCCGCTGGAGATGATCGCGGCCATCAACGCCAACGGTACGCCGGTGCTGGCGGTCGACCTGCCGAGCGGTATCAACGGCACGTCGGGCGCCGTCATGGGCGCGGCCGTGCAGGCGACCGAGACCGTCACCTTCTTCCGCAAGAAGCCTGCGCACCTGTTGCTGCCGGGCCGGATGTATTGCGGCCGGGTGCGCGTCGCCGATATCGGCATCGCGGCGCAGGTGCTCGATGAGATCAAGCCGCTGACTGCGGAGAATCTGCCGCAGGTCTGGCGCTGGTCGTTCCCGGTGCCGCGGATCGACGGCCACAAATACGCAAGGGGCCATGCCGTCGTGGTCTCGGGTGATATCGCCTCGACCGGGGCGGCGCGGCTCGCCGCGCGCGCGGCGCTGCGCGCCGGCGCCGGCCTCGTCACTCTGGCCTCGCCGCGCGATGCGCTCGCTGTCAACGCGGCGGCGCTGACCGCGGTGATGGTGCGCGCGGTCGACAATCCGATCCAGTTCGCCGAACTGCTCGACGACAAGCGCCTCAATGCCTGCGTGATCGGCCCTGGTGCGGGCGTCAGCGCGCGCACCCGCGACTTCGTTCACACCGCGCTGTCGGCGCAGCGGCATCTGGTGCTCGACGCCGACGCGCTGACCAGCTTTGCAGGTTCGCCGGACCGGCTGTTCGAGGCGATCAGGGCCTCCGACGGTCTTGGGGTGGTGCTCACCCCGCATGAGGGCGAGTTTCCGCGGCTGTTCAGCGACATCTCCAACAAGCATCCCGGCCGCTCGAAGCTCGAGCGCGTCCGCGCGGCGGCCGAGCGTTCCGGCGCGGTGGTGCTGCTGAAGGGCGCAGACACGGTGATCGCATCTCCCGACGGCCGCGCCACCATCGCCGCCAACGCGCCGCCTTGGCTTGCCACCGCCGGCGCCGGCGACGTGCTGGCCGGCATCATCGCCGGCTTCCTAGCGCAGGGCGTCGCGGCATTCGAGGCGGCCAGCATCGGTGTGTGGCTGCACGGCGAAGGCGCCAGCGAGGCGGGGCCCGGCCTGATCGCGGAGGATCTCACCGAAGTGCTGCCTTCCGTGTTCCGCCGGCTCTATGACGAGTTCGGGATTGAGTATTAG
- a CDS encoding ABC transporter substrate-binding protein, translating into MSFVTRRMAALSTAIMILAVGAGSAFAQKKYDTGASDTEIKIGNIMPYSGPASAYGTSGRAQAAYFRKINAEGGINGRKITFISYDDGYSPPKTVEQARKLVEGDEVLLIFAALGTASNGAIQKYMNTKKVPQLFIQTGATKWNDPQNFPWTMGWQPSYQSEGRIYAKHILKEKPRGRIAVLYQNDDYGKDYLKGLKDGLGDKAASMIVIEDAYEVAEPTIDTHIVKMKSMNADVFVNIATPKFAAQAIKKAAEIGWKPLHILNSVGSSLGAVIQPAGIENAQGIISVAYLMDPLDPQWKDDPGMKAFDEYLSRYFPDGNRADGLVMTGYNVAQTLVQVLKQCGDDLTRANVMKQAANLKDFRTTNLLPGISMNTSAIDFAPIKQMQLRRFKGDRWELFGPMLSAEVGG; encoded by the coding sequence ATGTCTTTCGTCACGCGACGAATGGCGGCGCTTTCGACCGCCATCATGATCCTCGCTGTCGGTGCAGGCAGCGCATTTGCCCAGAAGAAATACGACACCGGCGCAAGCGATACTGAAATCAAGATCGGCAACATCATGCCCTACAGCGGGCCGGCATCCGCCTATGGCACCAGCGGACGGGCCCAGGCGGCCTATTTCCGCAAGATCAACGCCGAGGGTGGCATCAATGGCCGAAAGATCACCTTCATCTCCTATGACGACGGCTACAGTCCGCCGAAGACGGTCGAGCAGGCGCGCAAGCTGGTCGAAGGCGACGAGGTCTTGCTGATCTTCGCCGCTCTCGGCACGGCCTCCAATGGCGCGATCCAGAAATACATGAACACGAAGAAGGTACCGCAGCTGTTCATCCAGACCGGTGCGACCAAGTGGAATGATCCGCAGAACTTTCCGTGGACCATGGGCTGGCAGCCCAGCTACCAGAGCGAGGGACGGATCTATGCCAAGCACATCCTGAAGGAAAAGCCTCGCGGCAGGATCGCCGTCCTCTACCAGAACGACGATTACGGAAAAGACTACCTGAAGGGCCTGAAGGACGGCCTCGGCGACAAGGCGGCGTCGATGATCGTGATCGAGGATGCGTATGAGGTGGCCGAGCCGACGATCGACACGCACATCGTCAAGATGAAGTCGATGAACGCCGATGTATTCGTCAACATTGCCACACCGAAATTCGCAGCGCAGGCCATCAAGAAGGCGGCCGAGATCGGCTGGAAGCCGTTGCATATCCTCAACTCGGTCGGCTCCTCGCTCGGCGCCGTGATCCAGCCCGCGGGCATCGAGAACGCACAAGGTATCATTTCGGTTGCCTACCTGATGGATCCGCTCGATCCGCAATGGAAGGACGACCCCGGCATGAAGGCATTCGACGAATATCTCTCCAGATATTTCCCCGATGGCAATCGAGCCGATGGCCTGGTGATGACTGGCTACAACGTCGCCCAGACGCTGGTTCAGGTGCTAAAGCAGTGCGGCGACGATCTCACGCGCGCCAACGTGATGAAGCAGGCTGCCAACCTGAAGGACTTCAGGACCACCAACCTGTTGCCGGGCATCAGCATGAACACCAGTGCGATCGACTTTGCTCCGATCAAGCAGATGCAGCTCAGACGATTCAAGGGCGACAGATGGGAGCTGTTCGGGCCCATGCTCAGCGCAGAAGTGGGAGGTTAA
- a CDS encoding radical SAM protein, with protein sequence MTSPCRVLMIYPKFVPDSFWNYTEACELVGAKYPAAPLGLITVAAMLPKHWEIRLVNRNTEPSTDADLDWADLVMIGGMLNQQPDFLHLIDLAHRHGKPVCVGGPDVSSSPHLYADADFQVIGEAEHIIEEFIAAWERGEREGVFIAEKFKIDVTLSPMPRYDLIKFDHYLFIGVQYSRGCPFTCEFCDIIELYGRVPRTKTPDQILAELQALYDHGYRGHVDFVDDNFIGNKKNLRILLPRLKAWLEERDYPFEFSTEASINIADDSELLQAMKDANFFGIFVGIESPDPETLVQMKKKQNTRRNIAESVHKIYDYGMFVTAGFIVGFDTEKVSMAQAMIDFIEEASIPVCMVGLLYALPGTQLTRRLAQEGRLHEGHDLMKVEQAGDQCTLGCNFDTKRPLRDILVDYKAVLGHVFSPAAYAGRLSRLSVMLDRSDRRRDLPDGDVRTKLGGIEGVHRIMRTLPEVREPFWKTFVEVAKSNPGALRYIVMLMALYLHFGPFSKHVIGEIDRRIAELDAMPPVRVAELVPRAQLDAV encoded by the coding sequence ATGACGAGTCCCTGCCGCGTTCTAATGATCTATCCGAAGTTCGTTCCAGACTCGTTCTGGAACTATACGGAAGCTTGCGAACTCGTCGGCGCGAAGTATCCGGCGGCACCGCTCGGACTGATCACCGTCGCCGCCATGCTGCCGAAGCATTGGGAGATTCGGCTCGTCAACCGTAACACCGAGCCTTCGACCGACGCGGACCTTGACTGGGCCGATCTCGTCATGATCGGCGGTATGCTCAACCAGCAGCCTGATTTTCTCCACCTGATCGATCTCGCCCACCGGCACGGCAAGCCGGTATGTGTCGGTGGGCCTGACGTCTCCTCGAGCCCGCACCTTTACGCGGATGCGGACTTCCAGGTGATCGGCGAGGCCGAACACATCATCGAGGAATTCATCGCCGCCTGGGAACGCGGCGAGCGCGAGGGCGTATTCATCGCCGAGAAATTCAAGATCGACGTCACGCTAAGCCCGATGCCCCGCTACGATCTGATCAAGTTCGATCATTATCTCTTTATTGGCGTGCAATATTCGCGTGGCTGCCCGTTCACCTGCGAGTTCTGCGATATTATCGAGCTGTACGGGCGCGTGCCGCGCACCAAGACCCCCGATCAGATTCTCGCTGAGCTGCAAGCGCTCTACGATCATGGTTATCGTGGGCATGTCGATTTCGTCGACGACAATTTCATCGGCAACAAGAAAAACCTCCGCATCTTACTGCCGCGGCTCAAAGCCTGGCTGGAAGAGCGAGACTATCCGTTCGAGTTCTCGACCGAAGCCTCGATCAATATCGCTGATGACAGCGAGCTGTTGCAGGCAATGAAGGACGCGAACTTCTTCGGAATTTTCGTCGGCATTGAGAGCCCGGATCCAGAGACCCTCGTGCAGATGAAGAAAAAGCAGAACACCAGGCGCAACATCGCCGAGAGCGTTCACAAGATTTACGACTATGGCATGTTCGTCACCGCGGGTTTCATCGTCGGGTTCGATACCGAGAAAGTCTCGATGGCGCAGGCGATGATCGACTTCATCGAGGAGGCGAGCATTCCAGTCTGCATGGTCGGACTGCTCTATGCGCTGCCTGGCACACAGCTGACGCGGCGGCTGGCCCAGGAAGGCCGCCTGCACGAAGGCCATGATCTCATGAAGGTCGAGCAGGCGGGCGACCAATGCACGCTCGGCTGCAATTTCGACACCAAGCGTCCGCTTCGTGACATCCTTGTGGACTACAAGGCTGTGCTCGGGCACGTGTTCAGCCCGGCGGCCTATGCAGGGCGGCTGTCGCGGCTTTCCGTCATGCTCGACCGGTCCGACCGGCGCCGCGATCTGCCCGATGGCGACGTGCGCACGAAGCTTGGCGGCATCGAGGGCGTGCACAGGATCATGCGGACCCTGCCGGAGGTTCGCGAGCCGTTCTGGAAGACCTTCGTCGAGGTCGCCAAGTCCAATCCAGGCGCACTGCGCTACATCGTGATGCTGATGGCGCTGTACCTGCATTTCGGGCCGTTCTCGAAGCACGTGATCGGTGAGATTGACCGCCGGATTGCCGAGCTGGATGCCATGCCTCCGGTAAGGGTCGCGGAACTTGTGCCGCGAGCTCAGCTGGACGCCGTTTGA
- a CDS encoding GNAT family N-acetyltransferase: MTVIVAQAAEQLVSSCTLAIVPNLSRGGRSYGVIENVVTHADYRRLGLGRRVLAHALDVAWQADCYKVSLATGSKRETTLRFYEEAGFQRGGKTYFEVRRP, from the coding sequence ATGACCGTGATCGTGGCGCAAGCGGCAGAACAGCTTGTCTCCTCGTGCACCCTCGCGATCGTGCCCAACCTGTCGCGAGGCGGCAGATCGTATGGCGTGATCGAGAACGTCGTCACTCACGCCGACTACCGTCGGCTGGGGCTCGGCCGACGGGTTCTTGCGCACGCGCTCGATGTTGCCTGGCAGGCCGACTGCTACAAGGTCTCATTGGCGACGGGATCGAAGCGGGAGACAACCCTCCGCTTCTATGAGGAAGCGGGATTTCAGCGGGGCGGCAAGACCTACTTCGAAGTACGTCGTCCTTAG
- a CDS encoding extracellular solute-binding protein yields the protein MQDRKWSRRDWLKVTAATAAGMVFAEPLRAAPPPAETVTPELIAAAKKEGKISFYSALELNTAERLARDFEQKYPGISVRVERSGAERIFQRIAQEQGSGIHAVDVANSTDPAHYLDWKKNDWLAAYLPEEVARHFPDDQIDPDGTSATSCGWFEVIGYNTEQVKHEEAPKSYADLLDPKWRGKIVKGHPGYSGAILTATFVLARDLGWPYLEKLAQQRVMQVQSAADPPKKILLGERAVMADGNDYNLVLAKDQGKPVEVVYPTEGAPLIIVPSGVFKSAPNPNAARLFQSYFFSAETQQMLADEFAHRSFHAKVKEKAGHVPLDKLKMLKADPVQVQAQSEEIKARYAKLFRV from the coding sequence ATGCAGGACCGCAAATGGTCGAGACGCGACTGGCTCAAGGTGACGGCAGCGACGGCCGCTGGCATGGTGTTCGCCGAACCGCTGCGGGCGGCGCCGCCGCCGGCTGAGACCGTGACGCCGGAGCTGATCGCGGCAGCGAAGAAGGAAGGCAAGATCTCGTTCTACAGCGCGCTCGAATTGAACACGGCGGAGCGTCTCGCGCGCGACTTCGAGCAGAAATATCCGGGGATCAGCGTCCGTGTCGAGCGCTCCGGCGCCGAACGCATCTTCCAGCGCATCGCCCAGGAGCAGGGCAGCGGCATCCATGCCGTCGACGTCGCCAACTCGACCGATCCCGCGCATTATCTCGACTGGAAGAAGAACGACTGGCTCGCGGCCTATCTGCCCGAAGAGGTCGCCAGGCATTTTCCCGACGATCAGATCGATCCTGATGGCACGTCGGCGACGTCCTGCGGCTGGTTCGAGGTGATCGGCTACAACACCGAGCAGGTGAAGCACGAGGAGGCGCCGAAGAGCTACGCCGATCTGCTCGATCCGAAATGGCGCGGCAAGATCGTGAAGGGCCACCCGGGTTACTCCGGCGCGATCTTGACCGCGACCTTCGTGCTGGCGCGCGATCTCGGCTGGCCGTATCTGGAAAAGCTGGCGCAGCAGCGCGTGATGCAGGTGCAGTCGGCTGCCGATCCGCCGAAGAAGATCCTGCTCGGCGAGCGCGCGGTCATGGCCGACGGCAACGACTACAATCTTGTGCTGGCCAAGGATCAGGGCAAGCCGGTCGAGGTGGTCTATCCGACTGAGGGCGCGCCGCTGATCATCGTGCCGAGCGGCGTGTTCAAAAGCGCGCCGAACCCGAACGCCGCGCGGCTGTTCCAGAGCTACTTCTTCAGCGCCGAAACCCAGCAGATGCTGGCCGACGAGTTCGCGCACCGTTCGTTCCACGCCAAGGTGAAGGAAAAGGCCGGGCACGTGCCGCTCGACAAGCTGAAGATGCTCAAGGCCGACCCGGTCCAGGTGCAGGCGCAGAGCGAGGAGATCAAGGCGCGTTACGCGAAGCTGTTTCGCGTGTGA
- a CDS encoding helix-turn-helix domain-containing protein — protein MERLVRRSSKSEGGSDTHHLTPCLSERTLNRRFRELTHEPPQAFITRRRVEHARTLLETTAQPIKAIARATGYEDESSFSKAFRKLTLLSPQAYRAQRAMRAA, from the coding sequence GTGGAGCGACTTGTCCGCCGTAGCTCGAAAAGCGAAGGCGGAAGTGATACCCATCATCTCACGCCTTGCCTCAGCGAACGCACGCTGAATCGCCGCTTTCGCGAACTGACCCACGAGCCGCCGCAGGCCTTCATCACGCGCCGCCGCGTCGAGCACGCGCGCACGCTGCTGGAGACGACGGCGCAACCGATCAAGGCCATCGCCCGCGCCACCGGCTACGAGGATGAGAGCAGCTTTAGCAAGGCCTTCCGCAAGCTGACGCTGCTGTCACCGCAGGCCTACCGCGCACAGCGCGCGATGCGCGCGGCCTGA
- a CDS encoding tautomerase family protein has product MPYVTISTVRGIFDVAQKQTLLQRVTDLMVEVEGQGNPDFRRNVWVKIEEGEPASWSLGGMIPTPDMIAGNFGALDAGGRRVAKAKA; this is encoded by the coding sequence ATGCCTTACGTCACCATTTCCACCGTCCGCGGCATCTTCGATGTCGCGCAGAAGCAGACGCTGCTGCAGCGCGTTACCGATCTCATGGTCGAGGTCGAGGGGCAGGGTAACCCCGACTTCCGCCGCAACGTCTGGGTCAAGATCGAGGAGGGCGAGCCGGCGAGCTGGTCGCTCGGCGGCATGATCCCGACGCCCGACATGATCGCGGGCAATTTCGGGGCGCTCGATGCCGGCGGGCGGCGGGTCGCGAAGGCGAAAGCCTAG